One Urechidicola croceus genomic window, GTATAGGATGCATTTTTAAAACTAATATCTCCTGCCAAATCATCAATTGTGTTTCCTATCAATTTTATATTAATATCTCCTTTTAAAATAGCTATTGAATCTCTTTTAAAAAGATTTAACTTATTAAAGTTGGCATAATCAACTTTTGAATCAAAATCAAACTTATATATATCGGTTGATAAATCGGCCAATCCATTAAAAGATAATTTTAAATTATCATCATTTGCTATCAATTTACCATTAAACTTCATATTTTCAAACTGTCCATTAAGATCAATATTTTGATAGGTATAATCTTTATATTGATGCTTGTATATTTTTCCATCTATAGAAGTATTAATATCCTCTAAAGTAAAACCTCTTCCGTCTATATCAGCATCTAAAGAGAGTTTACCTATTAGCGAATCTTTGGCGAATTTTCCTAATTCAAAATCAATTATTTTAATATGTCCTTTATATGTTGCATAGTCAATATTATCAATATTTGTTAATTTCAAATCAGAAATTGTTGTTCCCAAATCAGTATTCATTTGAATTTGAGCATCTATAATACTAGAAGTAATAAACATGTTTCCGCTAATAGCAAATCTACCCAGTTCTTTAAATGAAGTTGGTAATGTCTTTTCCAAAATATTTGGCAATAAGTTTTTTAAATGATTGTAGTCTGAAACAAGATTTGACAATTTAGCATTTACTGAAAATCCGGCTTCTGAATTAAAACCATTTTTAACATGGAGATCACCTAATATAACAGAATTTAAATCTGATCTTAATTGTAAATTATTAATTTTAAAATCATTTAAAGTTCCTGTTAATTTTGTTTTAAAATGAAGTACATCGTTTTGACCAAACTCACCATAGAATTTATTTAAGTCTAACAATGAAACATCTGCTTTTTGTATATCGGCTTCAAACTTTACTTTATTATTAAAATCGGCAAACGAACCATTTCTAAAGAAAATAATATCCGTTGAAACATTTGAAGTTTCTGTATTCAATTTGGTATTCAACAATTTCATTTCATCCCTTGTATAAGAAAAATCAGAATCGAGACTCATAACTTTCACACCATGATTTTCAACAAAAGTTAACCCTTTAATATCTCCATAAATATTGGGTCCTTCAATTTTAAAATTATATACTACACCACTAATCTTTTGAAATTTTAAGGGCTTAACATTATCATCATTCTCATCATAAATTTTAAAGTTGGCATTTTTTAAATTTACAATCGTAGATGTCATTAAAAAATCAGAAGGTGTATCATCTTCATTTCCATCATCAAACTTATCTGTAAAAACTGAAAAAGCATCGTCTTGTTCACCTTTGTATGTCTTAATAATAAAATTAACTCCTTCAAGGTCAATATCACCAAATTCTAATCTATTTTTTAAGATATTGCGATAATTAAAAACTGAAGTTGTTAATGAATTGACATTGATCATAGAATCTTTATGGTGATCTAATATTTCTATTTGTTTCAATTTTATACTACCAAGGTATGATAAATCGACTTTCTTAATAACAATATTGGTTTTAAACTCTTCATTCAAATAGTTAGTTGCAATTTTACCAAGACGGGTTTGCACGGCAGGTATTGACAATAGTATTACTGCTAGAACCAAAAATAGCACTAGGGCAAGTAAAAATCGGAGTACTATTTTTTTTAATCGTTTGATATGACTTAAATTTGCTTTTTTAACGGCAACTTTCGTGCCCTATTTGTTTCTTTAATGAGCGAAAAATCAATTTATATTCTTGGTATTGAATCATCTTGTGATGATACTAGTGCTTCTGTTTTACGAAACGGAAAAGTACTATCAAATGTTGTGGCAAATCAAGAAATTCATACAGCATATGGCGGTGTAGTTCCTGAATTAGCATCACGAGCACATCAACAAAATATTATTCCGGTTGTTCAACAAGCAATACAAAGAGCAAATATCGACAAAAAAGAGTTAAAAGCCATAGCATTTACTCGCGGACCTGGATTAATGGGATCATTATTGGTGGGAACCTCATTTGCTAAGAGTTTATCTATGGGATTAGGCATACCATTAATTGCTGTAAATCATATGCAGGCTCACATTTTAGCACATTTTATTGATGAAAAAGAGCAAAAAAAACCACCTTTTCCATTTCTATGTTTGACTATAAGTGGAGGTCATACCCAAATTGTAAAGGTTTCTAATTATTTTGAAATGGAAGTGTTAGGGGAAACTATGGATGATGCTGTTGGTGAAGCATTTGATAAGTCAGCAAAAATATTAGGATTACCTTATCCTGGAGGTCCGTTAATTGATAAATATGCTCAGTTAGGGAACCCAAAAACTTATAAATTTACGAAACCAAAAGTTGGCGATATGGATTTTAGTTTCAGTGGTTTAAAAACTGGCATACTTCGATTTATACAAAAAAATGTTCAGCAAAATTCAAACTTCATAGAAGAAAATTTAAATGATATTTGTGCATCAATTCAACATACAATTGTGGAAATATTGATGGATAAACTAAAAAATTCTGTAAAAATTACAGGAATCAAACATATAGCAATTGCTGGTGGAGTAAGTGCAAACTCTGAAATAAGGAAAGTTTTAAAAGAAGCCGAAAAAAGGAGAGGTTGGTCAACTTATATTCCAAAATTTGAATATACTACCGACAATGCAGCAATGATAGGAATCACAGGTTACTTAGCATATCTAGAAAATAATTTTTCAAACATTAACACAAGTGCAACTGCTAGACTAAAAGTTGATTCTAAATAATTTAAAACCTAAAAAACTCCAACAAACAAATGGTTTATTAGAGTTTTTCTTTCATATACTACTTTTAATTAATCAATATAAGTGATATTATCTGGTAGTGTTATTTTACCATATTTTGCGTTCATTTTTAAACGTGCAGTTTTAGGAACTTTAATCACTATACTTTTTTTGATTTTAAATTTTTTGGCCATTTCGCCACCTTTTTCTTTTATCTTTTCTGCATATTTTCTTTGTATTTCAGCCTCCATTTCTTTTGCGCGAACTTCTAGTTTAGCGATTTTAGCCTCATCAGTATTAAAGTTTTTTTCAAGTTCATCTGCCCACTTTTCCATTTCTTCACCAAACTTTTCTCCCCATTGTTCCATCGAATCACCAAATTTTTCTCCCCATTCTTCCATTCGCTTTTCATAGGCTTTTATCTTAGGCTCATTATCTTTCTCCCATTGTTCCATTTTTAATTCAAATTCCTTCATTTTTGGCTCCATATCTTTTTCCCATTGCGCCATTTTCTTCTCATATTCTTTCATTTGCTTTCCATATTTCTCTTCGAATTCTTTTTCCCAATCTTCTTGATGTTTTTGAAATTCTTCCATGTATTTTTCCTTATCTTTTTCATAAGCTTCATGATCAAATTCTATTTCAGTCAAATGCTCAATTACTGGTGCTGGAAAAGGTGGAACTGGCGGAACAGGGCTTTCTGGGAATTCTGAGTAAAAATCACCATTAAACAGCGTTCCTATTTGAACAAATGGTTCTAAATCAAAATCAAAATCAAAATCCATATTATCAAATACTTCAAAATGTTCATGATAATCACTAGATGAATTTGATGTGATTACTACCTTAGTACTGTTTCCTAATGCCTCAAACCCCCAACCTTCAAAATACTTGTTTGACTCTTCTTTAGTCATACCTTCAAGTTCCCAAACACCTTCTATAGAAACTGTGTTTCTATTCCATGTTTCAACAGTTACATCAGTATGTTTAGTATTTATTTCGACTATAACATCTTTATTAACACTAAATGTTTCGTTAATTTTTTTTTCCTGCTTTTGTCCAAAAACGATAGTTGAACAGAATACCATTGTCCAAATTATTTTATGCTTGAATACTTTCATGTTGTTGTGATTTTAAATTTTCTATGAGTTCTAATTTCTTTTTTAATTGGCGAAGTAATTGTAACCTTAACTGAAGGTTTTCTATTAAACTATCAATTGTTTGCTCAGTTACTTCATCAGAGTTTAACTTACTATTGAGTTCCTTATATTCACGTTGTAAATCGCTCAACTGTGACAAATAAACATCTAATAAATCTTTGTTTTCTTCAGTAATTTTAATTGTAGAAATTTGATAATTTATTTTTGCCAAATAATATTGTTCTATTTTTTTCAATTCAGGTGAAACTTCTGCCAAAGACTTTACTTTTTTATTATCTTTTTTTTCTTCTTGCGCAACTTCAACCTTTGAATCATTAATCTTAAAATATTTGTATCCTGCAAAACTTATACTTAAAAGAAGTACAATTGATGCTGCAATTCTTAAAAAAGAAAATTGATTATTAGGTTTTGGAAATTCTGTTTCCAATCTTTTTTCGAATCTATTAAAATGTCCTTCCGGTAATTTTTGAGAAGTCATTTTTGATTCTTGCTCTAATATTTTTTTAATATCCTGTGCCATTACCTTTTTGTTTTAATAATTCTTTCAATTTTTGTTTTCCTCTTAATAGTTGTGTTCGAGAATTTACTTCTGTAATGTTTAATATTTGTGATATTTCTTGATGATCATAACCTTCCATCAAATAAAGTGTTAGGATTAATTCATATTTTTGAGGTAGTCGAGAAATTACAGTTTTCACTTCTTCTGCCGAAATTTCATCTGCAACTTCCCAATTATTATCATCTACCACATTCAAATAGTTATCATCCAATTCCGAAAAATTATACTTTACTGATTTTAATGTATCAATACTTTTATTAACCACTATTCTCTTAAGCCATGCACCAAATGTAACTTCACCTTTAAAAGTATTAATTTTACTAAATGCTTTGATAAATGCTTCTTGCATTACATCTTCAGCATCTTGTGAATTTTTCATAAATCGAAATGCTACATTATACATTGCATCACAATATTGATTGTACAATTTTAATTGTGCTTTTCTATTCTGATTTCTACACTGCTTGATTAAATCAGTATGGTATAGCTTTGTTTTAAACATGGGTTTGATTAGTGTTCATTTTAAAGACGATACTTTTTTCGTTATGTTGCAAATTTCTTAGATTTTTTACAATATATTTTTTAGACATAAAAAAAGCCCCCATAATTGGAGGCTTTAAAGTTTCGTCATAGTATATTAAAACTCGGCATTAGGATCCCAAGATTCTAAATAGTCTTTTATATGTTTAATAAACATTCCTCCCATTGCACCGTTCACAACTCTATGATCGTATGAATGTGATAAAAACATTTTATGTCTAATTCCTATAAAATCGCCTTCTGAAGTTTCTATTACTGATGGCATTTTTCTTATTGCTCCTAAAGCTAGAATTCCAACTTGTGGTTGATTGATAATAGGTGTACCCATTACACTACCAAAACTACCAACATTAGTTACTGTATAAGTTCCATCTTGAATATCATCAGGTTTTAACTGATTATTTCTTGCTTTTAAGGCTAAAGTATTAACTGCTTTAGTCATTCCAACAAGGTTTAATTGATCTGCATTTTTAATTACTGGAACTATTAAATTTCCATCAGGAAGAGCCGCAGCCATTCCCAAATTAATATTTTTCTTTTTAATTACTTTATCTCCTTCAAGTGAAATATTTATCATTGGAAAATCTTTCAAGGTTTTAGCAACTGCTTGCATAAAAACTGGAGTATAAGTGATTTTCTCACCTTCTCTTGCTAAAAACTTATCTTTTACTTTTTCACGCCACTTTACAATATTAGTTACATCAACTTCTATAAAAGATTGAACATGTGCTGATGTTTGAGTAGATTTTACCATGTGATTGGCTATCAATTTACCCATTCGAGTCATTTCAATAATTTCATCACCACTTCCTACAGTAATTGGGGAAGATGACGTTTGATCTACAGGAGTAATTTCTTGTTTAACTTGACTTGCTTTAACTTCTGGTGTAGTAGGTTTGGGTTTACTTTGTTTTGTTTCAATAAATGCTAAAATATCATTTTTTGTAACTCTTCCATCTTTTCCAGAACCTGAAACACTTTCAAGTTCATCCATAGAAATCCCTTCTTTACTTGCAATATTTCTAACTAAAGGAGAGTAAAATTTTCCACTATCGCCAGTTTTCGCAATTGGTTTTGAAGTTGATACATTTTCAATAACTTCATCAACAGATTTTTCTATTTCAACTGCTGCTGTTTCCACTTTAGGAACTTCAACTGTTGTGTTTTCAACTTCGCCATTAATTTCAATCACAGCAAACGTTTGGCCAACTTGAACAACATCATCTTTATCAAATAATTTTTCCACCAAAACCCCTTCAACTTCACTAGGAACCTCAGAATCAACCTTATCTGTTGCTATCTCAACAACAGCGTCATCCAATTCAATTGTATCACCAACTTCTTTTAACCAAGATGTAATTGTAGCCTCCGCTA contains:
- a CDS encoding RNA polymerase sigma factor, whose protein sequence is MFKTKLYHTDLIKQCRNQNRKAQLKLYNQYCDAMYNVAFRFMKNSQDAEDVMQEAFIKAFSKINTFKGEVTFGAWLKRIVVNKSIDTLKSVKYNFSELDDNYLNVVDDNNWEVADEISAEEVKTVISRLPQKYELILTLYLMEGYDHQEISQILNITEVNSRTQLLRGKQKLKELLKQKGNGTGY
- a CDS encoding dihydrolipoamide acetyltransferase family protein codes for the protein MAKFELKLPKMGESVAEATITSWLKEVGDTIELDDAVVEIATDKVDSEVPSEVEGVLVEKLFDKDDVVQVGQTFAVIEINGEVENTTVEVPKVETAAVEIEKSVDEVIENVSTSKPIAKTGDSGKFYSPLVRNIASKEGISMDELESVSGSGKDGRVTKNDILAFIETKQSKPKPTTPEVKASQVKQEITPVDQTSSSPITVGSGDEIIEMTRMGKLIANHMVKSTQTSAHVQSFIEVDVTNIVKWREKVKDKFLAREGEKITYTPVFMQAVAKTLKDFPMINISLEGDKVIKKKNINLGMAAALPDGNLIVPVIKNADQLNLVGMTKAVNTLALKARNNQLKPDDIQDGTYTVTNVGSFGSVMGTPIINQPQVGILALGAIRKMPSVIETSEGDFIGIRHKMFLSHSYDHRVVNGAMGGMFIKHIKDYLESWDPNAEF
- the tsaD gene encoding tRNA (adenosine(37)-N6)-threonylcarbamoyltransferase complex transferase subunit TsaD, whose amino-acid sequence is MSEKSIYILGIESSCDDTSASVLRNGKVLSNVVANQEIHTAYGGVVPELASRAHQQNIIPVVQQAIQRANIDKKELKAIAFTRGPGLMGSLLVGTSFAKSLSMGLGIPLIAVNHMQAHILAHFIDEKEQKKPPFPFLCLTISGGHTQIVKVSNYFEMEVLGETMDDAVGEAFDKSAKILGLPYPGGPLIDKYAQLGNPKTYKFTKPKVGDMDFSFSGLKTGILRFIQKNVQQNSNFIEENLNDICASIQHTIVEILMDKLKNSVKITGIKHIAIAGGVSANSEIRKVLKEAEKRRGWSTYIPKFEYTTDNAAMIGITGYLAYLENNFSNINTSATARLKVDSK